Proteins encoded within one genomic window of Pseudorasbora parva isolate DD20220531a chromosome 3, ASM2467924v1, whole genome shotgun sequence:
- the angptl2a gene encoding angiopoietin-related protein 2a — MTVVALKHFLLALLTLTLSRPDSASLSFAEEFESRDDVLESEFMYAGRSKRSPDPPTASDVDKCSYTFIVPQRKTTGAICVNSKEPEALLENRVNKQELELLNEELHKQRRQIETLQQLVEVDGGMVNEVKLLRKESRNMNARVTQLYMQLLHEIIRKRDNALEVSQLENRVLNHTSEMQQLTTRYRDLEHKYQHLASLASNQSAIIVQLEEQCRRGGFVAGGGAGVVRQARPYQPPAILPQMPQQRQQHPPPPPPQHSPARPFHPPTYTRHSQITNEIQSDQNSKAIPQTLPTIASDAHSSSTDKPSGPFKDCLQALEEGHTNSNMYLLKPENTNKLMQVWCDQRQDPGGWTVIQRRMDGSVNFFRNWETYKQGFGNIDGEYWLGLENIYWLTNQGNYKLLVTLEDWSGRKTFAEYASFRLEPEADFYKLRVGRYHGNAGDSLTWHNGKQFTTLDRDHDAYTGNCAHYQKGGWWYNACAHSNLNGVWYRGGHYRSRYQDGVYWAEFRGGSYSLKKVTMMIRPNPNTFH; from the exons ATGACTGTCGTCGCTTTGAAGCACTTTCTTCTGGCCCTGCTGACTCTCACCCTATCCAGACCCGACTCCGCTTCACTTAGCTTCGCTGAGGAGTTTGAAAGCCGAGACGATGTACTTGAAAGCGAGTTCATGTATGCAGGACGATCCAAGCGCTCCCCGGACCCTCCCACCGCATCTGATGTGGACAAATGCTCCTACACCTTCATCGTGCCTCAGCGGAAGACCACGGGCGCCATCTGCGTGAACTCGAAAGAGCCGGAGGCCCTGCTGGAGAACCGCGTGAACAAACAGGAGCTGGAGCTGCTGAACGAAGAGCTGCACAAGCAGAGACGTCAGATCGAGACACTGCAGCAGCTGGTGGAGGTGGATGGAGGCATGGTGAACGAAGTCAAGCTTCTCCGCAAGGAGTCACGCAACATGAACGCCCGAGTCACGCAGCTATACATGCAGCTGCTGCACGAAATCATACGCAAGAGAGACAATGCACTCGAGGTTTCTCAGCTGGAGAACCGTGTACTAAATCACACGTCAGAGATGCAGCAGCTGACCACACGCTACCGGGATCTGGAGCACAAATACCAACACTTGGCATCGCTCGCCAGCAATCAGAGCGCCATTATAGTGCAGCTAGAGGAGCAGTGCAGAAGAGGAGGGTTTGTTGCCGGTGGTGGAGCTGGTGTTGTGCGACAAGCACGACCGTACCAGCCTCCTGCAATCCTACCACAGATGCCTCAACAACGCCAACAACATccacctccacctccacctcAGCATTCCCCAGCCAGGCCTTTCCACCCGCCGACCTACACCCGTCACAGCCAGATCACCAATGAGATCCAGAGTGACCAAAACTCCAAAGCAATACCACAGACTTTACCGACCATAGCCTCTGATGCACACAGCTCTTCAACAGATAAACCCTCAG GACCGTTCAAAGACTGCTTACAGGCTCTCGAGGAAGGACACACCAACAGCAACATGTATCTATTGAAGCCGGAAAATACCAACAAACTGATGCAGGTCTGGTGTGACCAGAGACAAGACCCCGGCGGCTGGACCGTCATACAGAGACGCATGGACGGGTCGGTCAACTTCTTCCGAAACTGGGAGACATATAAG CAAGGATTTGGGAACATTGACGGTGAATACTGGCTTGGTTTGGAGAACATCTACTGGCTGACCAACCAGGGCAACTATAAGCTGCTGGTGACGCTCGAGGACTGGTCAGGCAGAAAGACGTTCGCAGAATACGCCAGTTTCCGCTTGGAGCCAGAGGCCGACTTCTACAAGCTGAGGGTGGGCCGTTACCATGGCAACGCCGGGGATTCGCTCACCTGGCACAACGGGAAACAGTTCACCACGTTAGACCGAGATCACGACGCGTACACAG GAAATTGTGCCCACTATCAGAAGGGTGGCTGGTGGTACAACGCCTGTGCCCACTCCAACCTGAACGGCGTATGGTACCGCGGTGGGCATTACCGCAGCCGCTACCAGGATGGAGTTTACTGGGCCGAGTTCCGCGGGGGGTCGTATTCCTTGAAGAAGGTCACTATGATGATCCGGCCAAATCCCAACACTTTCCATTAG